The sequence TGAGCTGGCGTTCGTGAGCGACCGCGACGACGTCACGAACGAGCGCGAGATGACTCGAGTCCGCCATGTCCTGACCTCAACGATCGGTCGGAAATGGATTCGGCCGGCAGACTCCGCTTTCCGACGGGCACAGAACCGGCCTCCGTCTCCCGGTTAGAGGGAGACCGTCGCGAAGAACTGGAACTCGAGCGCTACTCGTCGTGGCGAATGGCCTGTACGTGGCCGACGACGCCGCTTTTCAGTTCGACCTCCGGTCCCTGGGGATCGTCGCCGTAGATCGTCCCGACCTCGCCGATAATCGGTTCCGTGTCCGTCGACTCGACGTCCTGATCGCCCTGCACGATCTCGACGGTGACGCCCTGTCGCAGTTCCTCGGCTGTCGGTCGTTCGTTGGACATGGGCGATGGTGGGTCGGTCGCGTCGAAAAGCGTAGTGCCTGCAGTCGTCGGAGC comes from Haloterrigena salifodinae and encodes:
- a CDS encoding DUF2196 domain-containing protein; the protein is MSNERPTAEELRQGVTVEIVQGDQDVESTDTEPIIGEVGTIYGDDPQGPEVELKSGVVGHVQAIRHDE